ATGGCTTATGAATTGACAAAAAGTAAGTCTGTATTTATAATTTATGCCTTTGCTTTTGCTATTGGATTTTCTACAACTATGGCAGAACCTGCACTTATGGCGATTGCAAAAAAAGCAAAAGAGATTAGTGATGGTAGAATAAATGATTTTGCACTAAGATTGTTTGTTGCCCTTGGAGTTGCAATTGGTATTGCTCTTGGAGCCTTTAGAATAGTTGATGGTGGGCATATACATTATTATATTATTGTGGGATATATTCTTGTTATAATATTAACTTTTATAGCTCCAAAATATATTATTCCTATAGCTTATGATAGTGGTGGGGTTACAACTTCAACAGTAACTGTTCCACTAGTTGCAGCATTGGGAATTGGATTAGCAACAAATATTCCCGGAAGAAGTCCACTTATTGATGGATTTGGTCTTATAGCTTTTGCTTCATTATTTCCAATGATTACAGTTATGCTTTATGGGATATTAACTGAAAAACTTGGGGTTAAATCAGATACTCAAATTGAAGCTGAAAATATCTTACGGGATAATTTAGTTGATGCTGAAAATATGGATTTAGCAACTGTAAATATTGATGGAAGTAATAGAAGACACTCTTTACCTATGGATTTTTATGCTGTTGCAATAATAGTGCCAAAAGATAAAAAAATAGATGCAATTCAAGCAGCTAGTAAAGCTGGAGCAAATGGAGTTACAGTACTAAGAGCAGATGGAATGGGACTTGGTAAAATGCACAATTTTTATAGAACTTCTTTTGAAGCAAATGATTCTTTACTTCTATTTTTATTGCCAAAAGCTAGGGTAAATCCTGTAATAAAATCAATTATTCATTCCCTTCATATAACAACAGAAGGAAAAGGTATTGCTTTTGCTTTTCCTTTAACTCATATGAAAGGTATTAGTTTAAGTAGGCATGATATTTTCCAAAATAGAAAAGATAGAAAAGATGAAAATGAAGAAGAAAATACAGAAAATAATGAAGAAGAATTAACAAAAGAAAATGAAAGCAATAAGTAATTTAGAACAGATAAAAGAAATAATAGCTTCGAGGGAAGCTTTGATTATATATTTCTCTTCTAAAAGTTGTTCCGTATGTAAAGTACTAAAACCAAAGATAGAAAAAGAAGTTTCAAGTTATTTCGATAAAATTAGTTTTTTTGAAATAAAAATTGAGGAGAGTTTAGAAATAAGTTCTTATTTTACAGTTTTTCAAGCTCCCACAATCTTATTTTATCTTGATGGAAAAGAATTTTTAAAAGAAGGAAAAAATATAAGTATAAGTGCTTTTATAAATGCAATAAAAAGACCTTATGAGATGTTTTATGGAGAATAAATGAAAATTACTATTATTACATTTTTTGTAGTTTTGCTTTTAATGCAAGCAATACAAATAGACAAAATAAACCCTGTTACTGATAAATCTCTGGAAATTCAAGCACCAAAAGAGGTTAAAGTTTTACTTAAAAATGCTTGTTATGATTGCCATTCAAATGAGACTGTATGGCCTTGGTATAGCTCAATTGCTCCTGGGTCTTGGTTAATAGAAGGGCATGTGGTTGATGGAAGGAAAGCATTAGATTTTACAAAATGGAACTCTTATTCACAAGAAAAAAAAGAGAAAAAACTTAAAAGAATATATAGAACTGTATATGCTGCTATGCCACTAGCTAGTTATATGTGGATACATAAAGAAGCTAATTTGACAAAAGAACAAAGAGAATTAATAAGAGAATGGACAGGAGTTAGAAGATAGTGGTAAATGCTGAGCTAAATGAACTTTTACAAGACAAAAAAGAACTTTTAACAGTAACATATTTTAAGCTTCAAAAAAAGTTTGAAGAAAAATATGGAGTAAATACTGTAGTTCTTATGGAAATAGGGACATTTTTTGAAGTTTATGAAGTAAATAATGAAGAAGAACAAATAGGTAAAGCAAAAGAGATTGCTGAGCTTTTAAATATACAATTAACAAGAAAAAACAAAGCTATTTTAGAAAACTCAAAAGAGAATCCAATTATGGCAGGTGTTCCTGCAATATCACTAGAAAAACATCTTGCTAGAATAATTGGTGAACAAAAATACACAGTTGTATTAATAAGACAAAAAGGTCTTCCTCCTAAAGTTAGTAGATATATTGATACAGTTGTAAGTCCTGGGACAAACTTTGATTTTGTAATTGACCAAGATGAAAATAATATTACTTCACTTACAATAGATTGTAATAAGGGAATCTTTTCTGTTGGTTATAGTGCCATTGATGTTACAACTGGAAAATGTTATTACAATGAAGTTCATGGAACAAGCGAAGATAAAAATTTTGCCCTTGATGAGTGCTTCAATTATATGAATATGCATAAAACAAATGAGGTAGTTATCTCCTTTTGTGATAAAGCAATAAATCAAAAAGAGATAATAGAATATCTTGAATTATCTCACAAAACTTTTCATATAAGTTCATTTAGACCAAAAATTGTTTATCAAAATGAGTTATTTAAAAATGTATTCAATATAGAATCGCTTCTAACTTCAATAGAACATCTTGATATGGAAAGAGTTCCCTTAGCTACTGAATCATTAGCAGTGTTGATTGATTTTGTAATTGGACATGATGCAAAGATTATTCAAAAACTATCTTTTCCTCAAAGGCTAGATATTAGCAGATATATTTATCTTGGAAACAATGCCCTAGAGCAATTAAATATAATAGAGACTTCACATAATCCATCTTTGATAAAAATCATAAATAATACTTCAACTGCTATGGGGAAAAGACTTTTAAAAGAGAGACTTACACATCCAGTAAAAGATGAAAAAGAGTTACTAAGAAGATATGCCTTATCAAAAGAGTTATATGATTATCATACTCCAATTGAGAGTGAATTAGCAAATATTTATGATATAGAAAGATTAACTAGAAGAATTAAACTATCACGTCTTCATCCCTTTGAATTAAACTACTTATATGACTCGCTTATTAGTATAAAAGAAGTAGTTGCTTTCATGGAAAACTATAAATTCTTTACAGCACCTTGTACTTCTGCTGAGTTACAAATGTTCATTGACTCTATTGATTCAACCTTTGATTTATCAATTAGTGGCAAGTATATGCTAAAAGATGTTGAAGCAAATATGATTTGTGAGGGAATCAATACAAAAATTGATGAACTTACAAATGAAAATAAAAAACTAATAGAGAAATTAGAGATATTGAGACTTCATATTTTGGGATTTTTAAAATCAAATGATCAAAACTTTGTTAGTATTCAAAGACTTGATAAGGAAGGATTTTATTTAGGGCTTACAAAAAGTAGATTTAATCTTATGAGAGAAGATCTTTTAAATTCACATTTAATAATTGATGATGAATTACTTTTATTTAAAGATTTTAAAATAAAAGTTCAAACAAATTCTGTAAAAATAACTTGTAAACTGACAGAAGATATCTCAGATAAATACGTACATAATTTACGAAAAATTATTGAGTTAAATAAACTTGTTTTTAAAGAAAAACTTGTGGAATTTGAGAAAAAATTTGCTATTTTACTTGAAGAGTTAGTTCAATTTATTGCTGAAATTGATTTAACAGTTTCAAATATAAAAACAGCTAAAAAACATAACTACTCACCTCCTAAAATAGTAAAAACAAAAGATAATGAGAGTTTTATTGAACTTATAGATTTAAGACATCCTATAATTGAACATGGAGAAGAACAGGGAATTTATGTACCTAATGATGTTATTTTAGGAGAACTTAGTCTTGCAAGTGATGAATACAAAAATAATGTAATCATCAAAAACTCAAATCCAATAAATATGTTTAATAATAAAATGCATGGTGTTTTACTTTATGGAATAAATTCAAGTGGAAAATCTTCTCTTATGAAATCAATAGGGATTGCAGTAATTTTGGCACAAGCTGGATTTTATGTACCGTGTAAATCTATGAGATTTTCTATTTTTGATGCAGTATTTACAAGAATTTCAGGAGCTGATAATATTGCAAAAGGATTATCTTCTTTTGCAGTTGAGATGTTAGAACTTAAAAATATATTCAATAGGGCTACAAAGAATTCACTTGTACTTGGTGATGAGATAAGTCATAGTACTGAAACTATGAGTGGAGTTAGTATTGTGGCAAGTGCCATATTAAAATTAGCAAAATTAGAATCGATTTTTATGTTTGCTACACACTTACATCAACTGCCTGAACTTCCAGAAATAGAAAAACTAAAAAATATAATATGTTTACACTTATCTGTTATGTATGAAGATAGTGAAGACAAGCTTATATTTGATAGAAAACTTCAATATGGAAGTGGAAGTAGTATGTATGGTTTAGAGTATGCAAAATCACTTCATATGGATAAAGAGTTTCTTAGAATGGCAAATGATATAAGAAAAAAACTAACCGATGATTATGAACCAATTGAAAGAATCTCACAAAGAAAAACTTCAAAATACAATAAAGACCTTATTGTTTCTACTTGTGTAATATGTGGAAGAAGTGTTGATGATGTTCACCATATAAAAGAACAAGCAAGAGCAAATAAAGATGGCTTTATAGGTCATGTAAATGCAAATCATAAATATAATTTAATTCCTCTATGTAAAGAACATCATAAAATGGTACATGAGGGTAAAATAAATGTAAATGGGTTTATAGCTACTTCAAAAGGTTTGGAATTGCATTATACGATGTTGGATGAAGAAAAATAAAGGAAAATTTATGATAGAAAATATAAAGCCTACAAATACTTTTGAATTTGATGGGAGGAGTGTTCTTTATGGTAAATTTGGAAAAGGACCAGCTTTAGTAATAGTACATGGAACTCCTTGGTCATCTTTTAATTTGCGTCATTTAATAAAGAAATTATCTCAAGAATATACTGTATATTATTATGATTTATTAGGATATGGTTGTTCAAGTAAAGCTTTAGGAGATGTCTCTTTAGGTATGCAAAACAGATTATTAAAGGCTTTACTTGAATATTGGAATTTGGATAATCCTTTTGTTATTGGACATGATTTTGGTGGAGCAATAGTATTAAGAACTCATTTATTAAATAACCAAGATTTTAAGAAAATAGTTTTAATTGACCCCGTTGCGGTATCTCCTTGGGGTTCACCATTTTTTAAACATGTAAATAAATTTGAAGAAGCTTTTGCAGGGGTTCCTGATTATATTCATGAGTCAATTATTCAAGCGTATGTTAAAACAGCAATATACAAACCACTTGAAGAAGAAGTATTAAATAAGACTTTATCTTTTTGGACAAAAGATGGAGGTAAAGAAGCCTTTTATAGACAAATAGCACAAGCTGATTCAAAATATACAGATGAAGTTCAATCACTTTATCATACAATCAAAGTGCCAGTAGAAATTATATGGGGAAAAGAAGATTCATGGATTCCTTTAGAAAAAGGAAAAGAACTTCATAAAATGATTCCAAATTCAGTTTTTCATATAATAGATGATGCAGGGCATCTTATAATAGAAGAAAAACCTGATGAGCTAATCGAGAAAATATTACCATTTTTACAAAAGTAATAACATAGACTCTTAAGTCTATGTTATTTGATTATAAATTTATTATTCACTTAACTCATGAGTTAAGTCAGCTTCTGCAGCTTCAAGCATAGCAAACTCTTCTTCAGCCGTTTTTGCAACTAAATGATTTTTACTATAGAAGAAGTAATATAAAGCACCAATTGCATATAAAACAAGAGTATAATTAAACGCTCTTGGGTCAAAAGCATAAACACCTGTTAGTGCAACGATAGATAATACAAAAGCAATACCAGAAGTTAAAACTCCACCTGGAGTTTTATAAGGTCTTGGCATATCTGGATTTTTAACTCTTAATAAGATATGACTAAATGCCATTAGCGCGTATGATATAGTTGCACCTACAACTGCCATAGCTAACATTAAATCACCTTCACCAGTTAGTGAAGCTAAGAATCCTAAAACACCTGGAACAATTAAAGCCCAAGTAGGAGTTTTCTTTTTACTTGTTAAAGATAAAAATTGTGGTAAATAACCAGCTCTTGATAGGGCAAATACTAATCTACTATAACCATATATGATAGAGAAAAATGAAGCAATTAAACCAGCTAAACCTAATACATTAACAATAGTTGCTAAAGTAGTATTTCCATTTACATTTAAAGCATCTACTAAAGGAACAGCACTTTTACCCATTGCATCAGCACCTGCAACACCTGCAAGTAAAAATACAACTAAAACTGCAGAGATAAGTAGGAAAATCATAGCTGCAATAATACCTTTTGGTACATCTTTTTCAGGATTTTTTGCTTCTTCAGCAGCTAATGGTACACCTTCAACTGCTAGAAATAACCACATACCAAAAGGTAAAGCAGCCCAAACACCATGCCAACCAAATGGTAAAAAGCTAGTAGCTCCAGCAACATCAGCAGAAGCTTTAATATCAAATAGATTTGACATATCAAAATTACCAATTAGAGCAAGAGCAGTAGCAATAATAGCAAATACAGCTAAAGCACTAATTACCATCATAGTTTTTAAAGCTTCCCCAGCACCAAATAAGTGAATAGCAATAAATACTGCATAAAATAGTGCATAAACTAATGGACCATTAATACCGAGTAAAGCCTCAACGGCAGAACCAATAAAAATAACAATAGCAGCAGGTGCAATAGCATACTCTATTAATATAGCAAGTCCAGTTAAATATCCACCAGCTGGTCCCATAACTTGTCTTGCAAAGCTATATCCACCACCAGCAGCTGGTATTGCAGCTGACATTTCAGCTAATGCTAAAACTAAACAAAAATACATTACAGCCATTAAAGCAGCAGCAATGGCAAATCCACCCCAACCAGCTTCTGCAATACCAAAGTTCCATCCAGCAAAATCACCTGAAATAACATATGAAATACCAAGTCCAGCAAGTAACATCCAACCAGCTGTTCCCCTTTTTAACTGTCTTTTTGCAAGATAGTCTTGATCAATTTTAGTTTTTCCCATTTCCCATATCCTTTAGTTTAGAAGAAAATTTTCTTCACTGTTAGTTAGTTCGATTTCATCATTTGTTGTTCTATCTTTTAAATTCACACCCGATAATTCTAATCTTCGAGATTCTTTTAATAAATAAATTGTTTTTTTTACAGCCTCGGCATAAGATAATCCATCTAATCGAACATTTGAGATACAATTTCTATTTGCATCTGTAAGGCCAACCTGTGCGTCCCAGGTAAGATATAAACCAAGACTATCAGGGGAGCTTAACCCTGGTCTTTCTCCAATTAATACTAAAGTTGCTTTTGCATTTAATAACATACCAACTTCATCGCCAATAGCCACTCTTCCCTGTTGAACAATTGTGAAAGGTGCTATGCTCCATTCTTGTTTATCTTGTGATAGTGCTTGACATAATTTATCTATAAAATTAATGGCATTTTCTTTTATTGCTAAAGATGAAAGCCCATCTACAATTACAATTGCTAAATCATAAGGCCTAGATTCAACTGAAACTGTATCTTTTAGTATATTGTGTGATTTTTGATTTAGTTTTCTTCCTAAATCAGGTCTTTGTAGATATTCAATTCTATCTTTTGCTTCAGAGTGTAGAAGAATACTTTTATGTCCTTTTTGCAGAAGCTCTTTGTTAGTTCTATTTGAAGTTACAATATTTACATTAAATGAGGTATTATCTATTTGTTCAAAGATATAATCCACATCTAGTGGTAAATGAACAGCATCTTGTGCTTGAGCGTGAGCTAATTGAAAATCTAGTAAGTGAGAAGTTGGAAGACTAATTCCACTTCTTCCAAGTCCAATTCTTGCATCTGTATACTCTCTTAAAACTGACCATGGATTTTTTATAACATCTGAATGTTTACTTGTATTATCAATATGTTTATTTCCCATTTTAAGCTCCAATTACTTTTTTAAGTGATTTTGAAAAGCCAGAAGGGATATCATTATTTAAAGAGAATGTATCTGTATTTGTAAATATTTCCATCTTTTTTAACCAAGCTTCAAATTCAGGAGCAGGGTGTAAGTCTAAAACTCTTCTAGCATAAAGAGCATCATGGAAAGAGGTTGTTTGATAATTAAGCATAATATCATCAGAACCTGGAATCCCCATAATAAAATTACATCCAGCAACTCCAAGTAGAGTTAATAAATTATCCATATCATTTTGATCTGCATCTGCATGGTTTGTATAACAAATATCACAACCCATTGGTAGTCCTAATAGTTTCCCGCAAAAATGATCTTCTAATCCAGCTCTTGTAATCTCTTTTCCATCAAATAAATATTCAGGTCCTATAAAACCAACAACAGTATTTACTAATAATGGATCAAACTTTTTAGCAACAGCATAAGCTCTTGCTTCACAAGTTTGTTGATCAACTCCAAAGTTTGCATTTGCTGATAAGGAACTTCCTTGACCTGTCTCAAAATACATAACATTATTTCCAACGGTTCCTCTATTTAAAGAGAGTGCTGCTTCTCTTGCTTCTTTTAAAATAGATAAATTAACCCCAAAGCTTGTATTTGTAGCTTCCGTTCCTCCAATAGATTGGAAAACCAAATCAACGGGTGCTTTTTTTTCAATAGCTTCAATAGTATTTGTAACATGGGTTAAAACGCATGATTGTGTGGGGATTTCATATTTTGTAATTATTTCATCCATTATTTTTAGAAGTTTTATAGTCTGTTCAACATTATCAGTAGCTGGATTGATACCAATTACTGCATCTCCATTTCCATATAATAATCCATCTAAAATACTTGCTGTTATTCCTCTAACATCATCTGTTGGATGATTTGGTTGTAATCTTGTTGAAAGATGGTTTTTTAATCCTATTGTATCTCTAAAGGCAGTTGTAATAGGGCATTTTTTTGCTACTAAGATTAAATCTTGATTTCTCATGATTTTACTAACAGCTGCTACCATTTCAGGTGTCATACCAGCTCTTGCTTGTTTTATTAATTCAGGTGTTGTAGTATCGCTTAAGAGCCAATCTCTAAAATCCCCAACTGTTAGATGTGAAATGATTTTAAATGCTTCACTATCATGCTCATCTATAATAAGTCTGGTGATTTCATCTTTTTCATATGAGATAAGATGTTCTTCTAAAAAAGTTTTTAGTGGGACTTCTGCTAAGCGCATTTGAGCTATAACTCTTTCTTGGGATGAACTTGCAGCAACTCCTGCTAAAACATCTCCAGATCTTTTTGGGGTGGCTTTTGCCATTAAATCAGCTAAGTTTTTAAAGGTATAAGTCTTTTGTCCAAGTGTATATTTATAAGTGTTCTTCATATTTAATCCTAATGTAAAAGATCAAAGAATTTTGATTATCAATTTCTTTAGAATAATTTTACATTAAAATTGTAGCTTGAATATAGGTATAAAGATATTTATTTTTGTATATAAAATATACAATTTTAATAATATTAAATTAATTAATAATATTTAATATTTTAAAGTATTATTTAATAGTATTAAAGTAAAAAAAGGGATAAAGACAATTTTAATAATTGTCTTTATCTTTATTTATTAGAAGGTCTTTTGTAAATCTTATGACTTTATTTCTACCTGTTTCTTTTGCTTTATATAAACATAAATCAGCAAATTTGATACATTTCCACATTTGGTCAGTATCACTAGGTAAGAAGGCATAACCAATACTTACTGTTTTACTAAATGATTCATTATTAAAAGTATATACTAGTTTTGCAAATTCACTATTTATTCTTGTAGCTAAATCTTTTGCACTCTCTTCAGTTGGGTTTTCCATAATTATTAGGAATTCTTCTCCTCCAAATCTAATAATGAAATCTTTATCAGAAATTTCTGCTTTCATTGTTTTTGAAAGTTTTTGTAAAATAGCATCACCTGCATCATGTCCATAAGTATCATTAACCATTTTAAAATAATCTATATCTAAGAACATAACAGCATAGGATGAGCCAAGAAGTAGTTCTTGAGGCATTCTTTTTTCTATAAAGTCATCTAAATATTTTCTATTATAAAGTCCTGTTAATCCATCAATTAAGTTTCGCTCTCTTAGCACATCCATTAGAATTTTACTTTCTAAAATAGGTTTAGTTTCTTCTAGATATTTTTTGATAATTCCAATTTTATATTTTGTATCTTCTAAATGTTCTTTGCCATCACACATGATATGGACAGTTATGCTTTTATGTTTATTTATAGTAAATGGAATACAAATATAATCTGTACAATTATCACAAGTAGCAATTCTGCATATCTCTGGAAAATTTTCTGATAAAACTACCGTGTCAGTTCTTTCAGCTCTACATTGTTCTTTTATATTTTTAAGTAGACTACAACAAGGCATACTATCTTTTGTTGAAAATATTACTTTTCTCAAATCTCTTTTTAAATCATTTTCATAAATACAAAAATTTTCTATTTTTAGTTTATCTTTAAAGACTTGCACCAGTCTATAATAAATATCATCTTTAGTTAAATCAGTTTCTATAGTTTTTTTATAGTTATATATTTCTGTAATATCTTCTATTATTTTTTTTGCAGTTAAAAGTTTATCACTATTTGTACTTGATGCTCTATTATGAACAAATGCTGTTAAGTTTTTCTCAATTCCTGTTAACACAGTTTCTAGTTTTTCAATGATTTCATTTAACCATTGGAAAGCTTCTTTATCTTCTTTTAATACACCTTCTTTTGCTCTAACTGAATAGTCACCTTCATGTACTTTTTTTAACACTTCTGTAATTGAATCAAAAGATGAAGTATAAGGTTTGATTTTTCTACTTATATAAATAAGTATAAGTATTAAAAATACTGTAATAATTGCAATTATATTTAATAATACAGTTATGCTTGAAATTCTATCATCTTGAATATCAAACTCTAAAGAAATGGCACCTAAAACTTCTCCTTCTTTTGCAGTATGACAGCTTAGACAGTTTGGTTTATCATGTGATGAAGCAGTATATGGAATAGTAATTCTTAATGTGGCACTTTCTAAAGATTCATTAGGAAGAAGAATTTCTTTTCCTGTTTGTAAAACCTTTTCATCAATTTCATCCCTTGGCTTTTCATTTCTATTGGTTGATTTTCCAAATTGTTGTGAAACAGTTTCACCTCTTATTATCCATAAATCTTTAATCTCTTTTATTTGACTAATACTAGTCAAAAAAGTCTCTCTTTTATCCATCGTTCCATTAATCATGTGGGAAGTTAATGTTTCTTTAACAATATCTGCAGCTAAATAGGCTCTTTTTTTAGCTCCATTATAACCACTCTCTCTTGAACCAATTGCAACAAGTGCTACTATAACAATGGTTAATAGGGTAACCATTGAAAAAATTATTATTGTTATTTTTTTATTTGAATCCATTTTATAACCTAAAAAATAGTTTAAATAATATTATCATAATTATATTTTAATTTTAATATAACTATTTACAATTTTGTGAGAATTTATTATTTTATGTAGATTTAATATAAATTATTTATAATTAAGATAGAACAAAGAAGTAGTTTTAAGTATATTCTTAATATAATTTGTTTTTAGTTAAAGGAAATTAATGAATCTAAGAGTTTTGGTTGTTGATGATAGTTCAACTATGAGAAGAATCATTGTTAATGTTTTAACGCAATTAGGTATATCTACTGATTATATTCATGAGGCAGAAGATGGATTAGTTGCCCTAGGAAAGGTAAAAACAAATAGCTATGATGTAATTTTAACAGATTGGAATATGCCAAGAATGAATGGACTACAGTTTGTTCAAAATGTTAGAAAATTACCTAAATATGTGCATACACCAATTTTAATGATAACAACTGAAGGTGGAAAATCAGAAGTTATAGAAGCTTTAAAAAGTGGAGTTAATAACTATATTGTAAAACCATTTAATGCAGATATCCTAAAATCAAAATTAGAACCTATATTAAATAAAAATAAGAAATAAAAATTATAATTTTAAAGTAAATCAATCTTCTTGAACTTCAGGAAGTTTTTTTGCTAAATATATCGCAAGTACTCCTATTAGAGATAAAAATAAAATAATCCCACCAACTCCAATTGAAGAGCTAAGAGTTCCAATTGAACCACTTAAAAGTAAAATTACTCCAATTAGAGTATTACTAACAGCAACATAATCTGTTCTTTTATTTCCCTCTGCTAAGTCAACGATATATGTTTTTCTACCAATTCTTATACCTTGATAGCCAATACTTAAAATAAAATAGATAATAGGCATAATCCATATGAAAGAGAAAAGTTGTGAATAAAAATAATAAATAAAAGATACAACAAAACCTACGCTCGTGGCAATAGTTGCTCCTACAATCATAACTCTTTTACTAGATATATCTGAAAATTTACCCCAAAAATTTGCAGATAATAAATCTGCAAGCCCACTTGAAAGAATAAAAAGACCTAATAAATAAGTATCATCATTAGAGTGTTCTTTAGCTATGATTACAAAAAAAGGCGCACTTAAAACTGAACATAAAAATAGTGCTCTTGTTATAACAAAAAGTCTAAAGGGCTTATCAGTTTTTAAAATTGAAAGTTTTTTAATAGCAACAGTAAAGGCATTTCCTCCACCATGTGTTTCTCCTGGAAACTCGTTTATTCGTGAATATATAATTGATGCTAAAATCCAAAATATTCCAGCAATGAAAAGTAGTACTCCAAAATTTTGAGAAGAAAAAGGTTTTTCTCCATTTAATAAAAAATAAACTCCAAGTGCAACAACAAGAACACCTGCAAGCATTGCAGAAAGTCCATTTAGTGCACCTCTTCTTGTTTTCGGAATCGTTTTACCAAGTACATCTTTTGCTGCAACTGAACACAAGCCTCTTGCTAAACTCATAAGAATAAGTAATACTATAATTGCTAAACCAGCATTTAATCCTTCTAAATTCCAAGCCACAAGACCAATTGCAAAGATGCACAAGGCTTGTAAAATTGAGCCAATTACCCAAGTCCATTTTCTAATAGGAAGTTTTCTAACATATGCTGCTATAAAAAGTTGAGGAAGAAGTGAGCCTGATTCTCTAATTGGAACTAAAAAACTAATCAAAAATACAGGAACATTTAAGCTATGCATTATCCAGGGTAAAATTATTTTTGTATTAGAAATTGCATCTGCGAGTTTAGTAAAGAAGTAACTAATAAGAGTTAGAAAGAAATTACCGGGTACCACCTTGCATGCTTTTTCATCTATAGCTTTGCAAACTCTTGCATCTTCTTCATTTACAAGTTTATTGTAAATATTATCAGGATTAAATTTTTTTAAAGGCATATTATAAAGCTTTGAATCCTTCTTCTAAATCAAGTGTACCTTCATAAAAAGCTTTTCCAACTATAACACCAGCAATATTTCCATTTGCCTTACAGTTTGTTATATCATTTATATCTTTTACACCACCACTTGCAATTGTATCTATTCCACTAGCAAGGGCAATTGATTCTGTGAATTCTACATTTACACCACAAAGCATACCATCTTTACTTATATCTGTACAAATAATAGCTTGAACACCTGCATTTGCAAACTCACGAGCTAAAGTTGTAGCTTCCATTGTAGATACTTCTGCCCAACCTTCAACTGCTACCATTCCATTCATTGCATCAATTCCTACAGCAATTGGATAACGAGCAGCCATATCTTTTACAAATTGTGGGTCTTTTACTGCAATTGAACCTAAGATTAATCTATCAACTCCTAGTTCAATATACATTTTGATAGTCTCTTCATCACGAATTCCACCACCAAGTTCGATTTTAAGATTACAGTTTTCTCTTATTTTTCTGA
This portion of the Arcobacter nitrofigilis DSM 7299 genome encodes:
- a CDS encoding DUF1538 family protein is translated as MMQFNFFLKLLKDSFRDLLPIILVILFFQLAILQTVPPGWISTSIGLIIVGVGLAIFLQGLEIGIFPVGESLARDFAKSGWTIWILIFGFMIGFGTTIAEPALAVIADKAASISSGRIDATILRFVVAGSVGFAILLGVYRIIKGHPIHYYIIVGYLFVVSITFFAPKEIIGLAYDLGGVTTSTVTVPLVAALGIGLASNIKGRNPVIDGFGLIAFASLTPMIFVQIYGIAVYSLVDAKDVAEIAINPIISSPKDITVSSVIMGIIAVIKDVTPILLIILFFQYGVLKKSIQNIKTVFLGFVLVIIGLYAFILGLELGLFTLGETMAYELTKSKSVFIIYAFAFAIGFSTTMAEPALMAIAKKAKEISDGRINDFALRLFVALGVAIGIALGAFRIVDGGHIHYYIIVGYILVIILTFIAPKYIIPIAYDSGGVTTSTVTVPLVAALGIGLATNIPGRSPLIDGFGLIAFASLFPMITVMLYGILTEKLGVKSDTQIEAENILRDNLVDAENMDLATVNIDGSNRRHSLPMDFYAVAIIVPKDKKIDAIQAASKAGANGVTVLRADGMGLGKMHNFYRTSFEANDSLLLFLLPKARVNPVIKSIIHSLHITTEGKGIAFAFPLTHMKGISLSRHDIFQNRKDRKDENEEENTENNEEELTKENESNK
- a CDS encoding thioredoxin family protein, which encodes MKAISNLEQIKEIIASREALIIYFSSKSCSVCKVLKPKIEKEVSSYFDKISFFEIKIEESLEISSYFTVFQAPTILFYLDGKEFLKEGKNISISAFINAIKRPYEMFYGE
- a CDS encoding heme-binding domain-containing protein, producing MKITIITFFVVLLLMQAIQIDKINPVTDKSLEIQAPKEVKVLLKNACYDCHSNETVWPWYSSIAPGSWLIEGHVVDGRKALDFTKWNSYSQEKKEKKLKRIYRTVYAAMPLASYMWIHKEANLTKEQRELIREWTGVRR
- a CDS encoding MutS-related protein gives rise to the protein MVNAELNELLQDKKELLTVTYFKLQKKFEEKYGVNTVVLMEIGTFFEVYEVNNEEEQIGKAKEIAELLNIQLTRKNKAILENSKENPIMAGVPAISLEKHLARIIGEQKYTVVLIRQKGLPPKVSRYIDTVVSPGTNFDFVIDQDENNITSLTIDCNKGIFSVGYSAIDVTTGKCYYNEVHGTSEDKNFALDECFNYMNMHKTNEVVISFCDKAINQKEIIEYLELSHKTFHISSFRPKIVYQNELFKNVFNIESLLTSIEHLDMERVPLATESLAVLIDFVIGHDAKIIQKLSFPQRLDISRYIYLGNNALEQLNIIETSHNPSLIKIINNTSTAMGKRLLKERLTHPVKDEKELLRRYALSKELYDYHTPIESELANIYDIERLTRRIKLSRLHPFELNYLYDSLISIKEVVAFMENYKFFTAPCTSAELQMFIDSIDSTFDLSISGKYMLKDVEANMICEGINTKIDELTNENKKLIEKLEILRLHILGFLKSNDQNFVSIQRLDKEGFYLGLTKSRFNLMREDLLNSHLIIDDELLLFKDFKIKVQTNSVKITCKLTEDISDKYVHNLRKIIELNKLVFKEKLVEFEKKFAILLEELVQFIAEIDLTVSNIKTAKKHNYSPPKIVKTKDNESFIELIDLRHPIIEHGEEQGIYVPNDVILGELSLASDEYKNNVIIKNSNPINMFNNKMHGVLLYGINSSGKSSLMKSIGIAVILAQAGFYVPCKSMRFSIFDAVFTRISGADNIAKGLSSFAVEMLELKNIFNRATKNSLVLGDEISHSTETMSGVSIVASAILKLAKLESIFMFATHLHQLPELPEIEKLKNIICLHLSVMYEDSEDKLIFDRKLQYGSGSSMYGLEYAKSLHMDKEFLRMANDIRKKLTDDYEPIERISQRKTSKYNKDLIVSTCVICGRSVDDVHHIKEQARANKDGFIGHVNANHKYNLIPLCKEHHKMVHEGKINVNGFIATSKGLELHYTMLDEEK